One Xenopus tropicalis strain Nigerian chromosome 8, UCB_Xtro_10.0, whole genome shotgun sequence genomic window carries:
- the slc27a4 gene encoding long-chain fatty acid transport protein 4 codes for MLRVASSTALLLLLRKALGLPWFQSIGAVLVFYLGSGGWKFMRVFCMTISRDLWGALTLVRVKLQVRKHLRERNTIPDIFKECVKRHPNKTALIFEGTGASWTFMELDEFSNAVANFLHAEGFRSGDVIALFMENCNEYVGLWLGMAKIGVEAALINFNLRLDALEHCFTVSNSKAVIFGKEMSQAMCDVHSLMGKSVRLYCFGECDPKTVPVGAEFLDSLLQSASRHPPKGPGRSFTDKLFYIYTSGTTGLPKAAIVVHSRYFRMAALVHYGFGMRSDDVVYDCLPLYHSAGNIVGIGQCLLHGLTVVIKKKFSASRFWDDCAKYNCTIVQYIGEICRYLLNQPVREAESQHRVRMALGNGLRPAIWTEFTSRFRIPQVAEFYGATECNCSLGNFDNHVGACGFNSRILPFVYPIRLMKVNEDTMELIRDAQGLCIPCRPGEPGQLVGRIIQSDPLRRFDGYVNETATSKKIAKDVFKNGDMAYLTGDVLVMDELGYMYFRDRTGDTFRWKGENVSTTEVEGTLSRLLGQADVVVYGVEIPGTEGRAGMAAVADPNSTCDLEKFAKDLKKSLPAYAHPVFLRILPEVNKTGTYKFQKTEMRKESFNPHLVKDALYVLDSQQGRYTPLTHDVYSRIQTGKFKL; via the exons GGGGGCCCTGACCCTGGTGAGGGTGAAGCTTCAAGTGAGAAAGCACCTACGCGAGAGAAACACAATCCCTGACATCTTTAAGGAGTGCGTGAAACGTCACCCCAACAAAACTGCTCTAATTTTTGAAGGAACTGGAGCCTCATGGACATTCATGGAGCTCGATGAGTTCTCCAATGCAGTGGCCAACTTCCTGCACGCCGAGGGCTTCCGCTCTGGCGATGTCATTGCCCTCTTCATGGAGAACTGTAATGAGTATGTTGGTCTCTGGCTAGGTATGGCCAAAATCGGGGTGGAGGCTGCCCTGATTAACTTCAACTTGCGGCTCGATGCCTTGGAACACTGCTTCACTGTCTCCAACTCCAAGGCAGTTATATTTGGGAAAGAGATGTCCCAAG CCATGTGTGATGTCCACTCCTTGATGGGGAAATCAGTCCGCCTTTACTGCTTTGGAGAATGTGACCCCAAAACTGTTCCCGTCGGAGCTGAATTTCTTGATTCCCTTTTGCAAAGTGCTTCTCGCCACCCACCAAAGGGCCCGGGCCGCAGCTTTACAG ataaattattttatatCTACACATCTGGAACAACTGGCCTTCCTAAAGCTGCAATTGTAGTGCATAGCAG GTATTTCCGCATGGCTGCCTTGGTGCATTATGGGTTTGGCATGCGTTCTGATGACGTAGTATATGACTGCCTTCCGCTTTACCATTCTGCAG GGAACATTGTGGGCATTGGTCAGTGTCTCCTACATGGTTTGACGGTCGTCATTAAAAAGAAGTTTTCTGCCTCCCGTTTCTGGGATGACTGTGCCAAATACAACTGCACA ATAGTACAGTATATTGGGGAAATTTGCCGCTACCTCCTGAACCAGCCAGTGCGGGAAGCAGAGTCTCAGCACCGTGTGAGGATGGCTCTGGGGAACGGGCTGCGCCCTGCAATCTGGACTGAATTCACCTCGCGCTTCCGAATCCCACAGGTGGCAGAGTTCTACGGAGCGACAGAATGCAACTGCAGCTTGGGCAACTTTGACAATCAT GTGGGAGCCTGTGGGTTTAACAGTCGGATCCTGCCTTTTGTGTATCCCATAAGACTAATGAAAGTGAATGAAGACACAATGGAGCTGATCCGTGATGCTCAAGGTCTTTGTATCCCCTGCAGACCAG GTGAACCAGGCCAGTTGGTTGGTCGTATCATTCAGTCAGACCCACTGCGCAGATTTGACGGTTATGTAAATGAGACTGCAACCAGCAAGAAGATTGCAAAAGATGTTTTCAAGAACGGGGATATGGCATATCTCACAG GAGATGTATTGGTAATGGATGAACTGGGTTACATGTATTTTCGCGATCGCACCGGGGACACGTTCCGATGGAAAGGAGAGAACGTGTCAACCACTGAAGTGGAGGGGACACTAAGCCGGCTGTTGGGGCAAGCAGATGTGGTGGTTTATGGTGTGGAAATTCCAG GAACGGAAGGAAGGGCTGGAATGGCCGCCGTCGCTGACCCCAACAGCACATGTGACCTCGAGAAGTTTGCAAAGGACCTTAAAAAATCCTTGCCCGCTTATGCACATCCCGTCTTCCTGCGAATACTGCCGGAGGTGAATAAGACAG GAACCTACAAATTTCAGAAGACAGAGATGAGGAAGGAAAGCTTCAATCCACATTTGGTTAAGGATGCACTGTATGTGCTGGATTCCCAGCAAGGACGCTACACCCCCCTGACCCACGACGTGTACAGTAGGATTCAAACGGGCAAGTTCAAGCTTTGA